From the Chitinivorax sp. B genome, the window TTTCGCCTGTAACGATGATGAACCCCTCCCCCTGATGTAAACCATACTCCAGGTATGACATGGCCCGTTTATGCCCCTTACTACCAAAAAAGAAGGATGGATCAGGACTCAGTTGGAAAGGCTTGGCCTGCAAGCCGTAATAAGCTTCATACATAAGACTATCAACCAATCAGAAGAGAGCAGTTACCGTCAGCAAGCCTGCATTTTCGGTGTAGTCGCGAACATCATCATTCGCATCACGTTGGGTGCGGCGAACTTCAGCAGCGCCGATCAGATCACGAGCGATCTGGTAATTGAGACCAGCCCGATAAGTCAGCGTGCGGTCGTCCAGGCCGTTGTCGATAAATTGATTACGAGACCAGATGGTACCCAGACTTAATGAGGTACGTTTGCCTACAGGTAGGCCCCATGTGAAACTGGCAGTTTGAGTACGTCGATGTTCCCCAATATCCTGAATACCTTCGCCAGGCAAACTCACCTTGCCTGCATCGGAATCACGCCATTGATAACTCAGCAATAGATCCGAGCGAGAAACGCGTAAACCAACGCTGACATTTAAATTACGATCAAGAAAGCGGCGATTGGTGGAAAACGGAACTTCCACTTCAGCGCGATCTCCCAACCCATTCAGGCGCATGAAAGCATTGACTCGTGCAGCTCGCTCTGCATCATTCGGGTAGCGGCTTTTAAATTGGCTATCCAAAAATGCACGCGTATCAATTACCTGTGGAATCAGAAAATCCTGATTCGAGGTGGTCAAATCTTTGACATATGAAATGCGCCAAGTGGATGCGCGGGTGCGATGACTAAATGACACCGAACTGGTATTACCGAAATAACGGCGCCCAATGTTTGCATCCAGGGTAGTACGTGCGGTCGGCAACCAGATGGCACCTGCATTCCAATATTTGCTGGATGGTTTCGATTGAAGCAAGTCATCTTTCAGCTTTTCATATCCCCATGTCACGTAAGGTTGCAACATCGGACTCATCGTCAACGTGGTTCTTACCGAGCCACGTTTGTCATGCGTATCTGAGCGACTGATGTAATCGAAGCGATTATCTTGCAGTGAGAATGCCCAATTGACATTGTTGAACCCCAGACCTGACACGACAGTCAAATCCGCACGCGTTCCATCGCCATCCGTCGCACGAGCATTTCGCCCTGATGATCGGACGCCGTTCCGGACCACGCTAGCGTCCATGGTCAAGGCATTACCAAAACGCTGGTGTACATAAGGGCCCAACGACCAAGACCGGATATCATCCTTGTTGGAATTGGTAATGCCAACAGCACTTGTCGAATCACGGGCAATTTGACTGATGGCAGCAGTACCATTAAGCGTCAGCCAGTTATCGATCAATTCCAATGATGCATTACTAGACAGCTGATGGTTCCCCGACTTTCCCTGGCGATCGTTCTGATGTCGTTCATGGGAATACGCGTAATTGGTGTTGAGTTTCAGCCGTGAACCAATTGCACGGGCGGAAAATCCGGGCTGAACACGCAAGAACCAATCATCTTTTCGCTCACCAGAGCTACCGGCCAGATCTGCATTATCGGTATAGCCGATTGACGTTGGCACACGCATCTCTACATCCCATGCAGCACCGTTTGCAATAGCGGGAAACAATGTAGAGATAAGAAAACTCAGGATACATGGCTGCCATCGACCCGATTTGACGCTCATTCGCTCCTCGCTTCAGGCCTTGCCATCACGGCCATAGCCATAACCATAACCATAGCCATAACCGTAACCATCCAAAGCGGTCATCGCGCCCTTGTTCATCAGTAGGTTGACAATGTCGCATCCCTCAAGATGACGCAAAGCCTCCTTGACTGCATCCTGACTGGTTTTTCCAGCTTCCACCACCATCACGATCTGTCCCATATGTGATGCTAGTTCGCGCGACTCAGTGGTCACCAATAAGGGAGGTGAGTCAAAAATGATGATCCGATCCGGATATCGTTGGGCCATTTCATCCAGAAGATTACGCATGGCGGCGCTTGCCAACAATTCCGTAGCATGCTTATGACCGCGCCCCGCGGGTAGAATCGACAACTTATCAATATTTGTCCGTAACAGCACATCAGACATTGGCAGCTTGGGATCCAATAGTAGATCCATCAAGCCACGATCTGCCCGCAGATTCAGATAATTCAAGATGGAGGGACGGGCTACATCTGCATCTACCAACATGACGCGACGATCACGCTCCATGGCGATACTGAGTGCCAAATTCATTGAGCAGAAACTCTTTCCCTCACCTGGCAACGAGCTGGTCACCATGATCAGATTGCGATGACGATCTGAACTGTCTGCCTCCACTGCATTGGTAATTAGCGGGCGCTTGATCAACCGGAACTCTTCAGCCAACTGATTTTTATCTTCGTCAGGCGTGATCATGCCTTTTGATTTCAAATAGGCCAGATCAAGCTCGACAATTTTGGAAACAATTCGCTCCTGAATCGGCTCCGCAATAACCGCTTTGGGTTTGACCAATTCCGGTGTCGGTTCGACATGTGCAATGTGATCATGCTCAATTGCCCGTTCTATCAATTGCGGCTCGTGATGTACTTCAATCGCACCAGCAGGTGCAACCGCAGAGGCTTCCGCAGATTGCCCATCCGCAGACAAAGGCTGGTTCTGTTCAAAACGTGCGGCTGCTTTTTCAATTAGATTCACAATACTTCTCCTGATGTCGGTATCAGCCGCTGCATCACATCAATAAGCTGCGTGGTACAAGGTGCTGAAAGGCCATCACCGCACCGAACATCAATATTAGTCCTGCATAGCTGGAAGCATAAATCCAGATCCCACGACGCGAACGCCGTTGTTGCTCTGGTGTCCAGATCATGGAAATGCTGCCCAGTATCGGCAGGCCCGTGATTTCTCGAAGTTCACGACGACTGTTGAAGGTTGGGCGCAACTGGCTCAGTAGCAATGCAACAGCCAACCCTCCTGCCACAGCCACCCCCAGCACAGCAGCCATTAGCAACGGACGATTTGGCGCAGAAGGTTGTACAGGCATGCGAGGCGGATCAATCACTCGAAAATCGACCACATTGGCACTCGCATCCATTTCACCAGAAAGATGGGCCGATTCACGTCGAGCCAACAAATTTTCATAATTCTGCTTGTTGACCTGATAGTCACGGTTCAATTGGGTGAAGTCAGCCTCAACCTGTGGGATTGCATTGGCAGCGGCCTTAAACTGATTGTAGCGATTGGTGTATTCGGCAACACGCGCTGTCAAAGCAGCCACTTTGGCTTCGGAGTCCACCAGCGCCATTTTCAGTTGCTGTATTCCAGGATTTTGCGCACTGTTATAAGCAGTGGGTTTACGCGTTTTCGCTTCCTGCTTACGCTGCTCTTCCAACTGTTCAATGATGCGCTTCGTAGCAACGATATCAGGATGCTGCTCGGTATAGTTCAAGCGTAAGCTATCCAAGTTCTTTTTCAGCGCCTGAATGCGCGCATCCAATTCGGGGTTCACGCCTGTCACATCATCCCCCTGCGGAGTAATTACAACCAGTTCGTCGCCGGCCAACTGACTTTTGATTGCATCACGGGAACGCTGTGCTTCCGCCAGCTCAAGCTTAGCTTGATTCAGGGCTCCACCAACTGCAGTCAATTGACTGTAATAATCCTTACCGTCCTCTGGCATTTGCCCGATATGCTGACGTTTGAATTCCTTCAATGCGTTTTCCGCTTGCACCAGTTTCTGTTCGTAGGCTTTGATCTGCTCATCCAGGAAACGGCGGGCCGTATCGGCATCCTTCCGCTTATCACCCAAGCTACCTTCAACAAAAATGGTCATTAACGCCTGCACGACATTTCGGGCAGTCTCAGGTTTCGTGTCTTCGTAAGCAATTTCAAAGAGATTGTCCCGACCGGTCGATTTAATGGAGATACGTTTGGTCAAACGATCAATCAGTGATTCTTTCTCTTCAGTCGCCTTGATCTTGAGGTCAAGATCCGCCATACGGATGACCTTTTCAATATTGGGTCGACTGATCAGTGTTTTGCTCATGATTGAGATCTGCTGATCTACGTTCGGCTGAACAGCAATACCATTCATCAGCGGCTTCAGCATGCTTTGGGTATCGACATAGACCCGCGCCGAAGACTCGAAACGATCCGGCATGGTGTAGACAAATACCCAGCCACCCAAGGCCAGCACCCAAGACGACGCCAACGCATACCAACGGAAATTCCACGCCGCGCGAAGCAGGGAGGCCAACTGCGCCAGAAGCTCGCTCATAAACTACTCCCACGCAACCCAACATGGGTTGCGAAAACAAAAAACACGCTCAAACAGACCACGTATAGCAACAAACAGTTAGAACCAGCTTTCCGGGATGATCAAAATATCACCAGGTCGCATGTCAACATTGGCCTTGATGTCACCTGACTTGATCAAATCATCAATGCGAACAGCAAATTCCTGCTTGCCACCATGGACACGCACGATACTTGCACGATTACCCGCTGCAAAATCTGTCGTTCCACCAACAGCAATCATGACATCAAGCAAACTCATATTCTGACGGTATGGAAGCGTCTGAGGGCGTGTAGCTTGGCCCACTACGCGAATTTGTTGTGCAAAGGGGCCAACGAACCCAGTCACCATGATAGTAACTATCGGCTCTTGAATATATTTGCCCAAGCGCTTTTCGATCTCGCGAGCAAGCTGGCTTGGTGTCTTACCAGTCGCAACAACGTCTTCGACCAATGGCGTCGTGATTTTTCCATCCGGGCGAACTGGAACCGACGAAGAGACTTCTGGATTACGCCATACTTGAATATTCAGCATATCACCCGGGCCAATCAGATATTCGACATTTGGTGCAGCCTCATCCGCTTTAGGAGGCGGCAACTTACTGGCACAACCCGCCATAATTGATATCGCTACCAGAAGCATCATCACCCTGGCGAACAGAGTCGCTGTTTGTTTCATGTTACGGTCTCCAAAAGTCGAATTCTGTCCTGATTACGGCAAGCCACATGCCAATAGCGCAAACAGGTCTTCCAGATTAATCTGCGAAGCTTATCACAAGATCATTGCAACCTCATCAACGAATATTATATTAGCATAATCTGAAACTCGAAATTTCCTTGTAATGCCATCTGCTTAGGACTTTGCAGCATGTCGGCTTGCAGTGACACATACCAGAAAAATACCACACAAATATTCGAAACAATGCATCTTATTTGCGGTTAACTAGATATCTTCATATACCTGAATCATAGCTTGAGTCGCCGCATGGTGCTCCACTTGATATAGACTAAAAAGCCATTCCCTTCCTTAATGAGGCCATTCATGAATCTCGCACTTCGTTGTGCGGCAATGGGTGCATTACTTGGTTTGTCGATATTGACATCAGCCAATGCATCTTCCGATTCGCATAACTCTTCCGGCAATGAAGTAGTGCAGGTAAAAGGCATGGTTGCCACCTTGATCAAAGACAACCAAGCCTATATGCGCGGCAAGAACAAAGCCTACTTCCAGAAATTTGCCGATAAGCAGACCCCACGGGCAACAGTCGTCACCTGCTCAGATTCCAGAGTGCATACTCCAGCGATGGATATGTCGCCAGACAATGATCTGTTCATGGTGCGCAATATTGGCAACCAGTTAGCAACGGCCGAAGGATCCGTGGAATATGGTGTACGACATCTCAATACTCCCTTGCTGATCTTTATTGGACACGCGGTGTGCGGGGCGGTGAAAGCGGCTAGTGGCGACTATTCATCTCTGGAAGAACCAATCAAACGAGAGCTAGTTACCATCCAGATTCCAAAAGGAATTGATGTGACGGATGGGGTGTTACTGAACGTGAATCAGCAGGTTGAACAGGCGATGGCCAAGTTCAAAGACTTGACTGGTGAAGGCAAATTGGCCGTCATTGGTGCGTTCTATGATTTTCGGAACGACTTGGGAATGGGTTTTGGCAAATTGGTCATCACCAATGTAAACGGTGAAACCGATCCTGATAAAGTTCGGACGTCCATTGCCGGGGGACATTTACTTGGCAGCCCCGGCACTCGCTGATCAAGAATTTAACGGCGGAACCGCGCGAGAAAAACCATCAACAGCGCGGCAACCGCCATTGTCAACACAACGGGCAGATTACCGAATCGCGTATAGGGTGTCAGACC encodes:
- a CDS encoding TIGR03016 family PEP-CTERM system-associated outer membrane protein, with translation MSVKSGRWQPCILSFLISTLFPAIANGAAWDVEMRVPTSIGYTDNADLAGSSGERKDDWFLRVQPGFSARAIGSRLKLNTNYAYSHERHQNDRQGKSGNHQLSSNASLELIDNWLTLNGTAAISQIARDSTSAVGITNSNKDDIRSWSLGPYVHQRFGNALTMDASVVRNGVRSSGRNARATDGDGTRADLTVVSGLGFNNVNWAFSLQDNRFDYISRSDTHDKRGSVRTTLTMSPMLQPYVTWGYEKLKDDLLQSKPSSKYWNAGAIWLPTARTTLDANIGRRYFGNTSSVSFSHRTRASTWRISYVKDLTTSNQDFLIPQVIDTRAFLDSQFKSRYPNDAERAARVNAFMRLNGLGDRAEVEVPFSTNRRFLDRNLNVSVGLRVSRSDLLLSYQWRDSDAGKVSLPGEGIQDIGEHRRTQTASFTWGLPVGKRTSLSLGTIWSRNQFIDNGLDDRTLTYRAGLNYQIARDLIGAAEVRRTQRDANDDVRDYTENAGLLTVTALF
- a CDS encoding XrtA-associated tyrosine autokinase, whose product is MNLIEKAAARFEQNQPLSADGQSAEASAVAPAGAIEVHHEPQLIERAIEHDHIAHVEPTPELVKPKAVIAEPIQERIVSKIVELDLAYLKSKGMITPDEDKNQLAEEFRLIKRPLITNAVEADSSDRHRNLIMVTSSLPGEGKSFCSMNLALSIAMERDRRVMLVDADVARPSILNYLNLRADRGLMDLLLDPKLPMSDVLLRTNIDKLSILPAGRGHKHATELLASAAMRNLLDEMAQRYPDRIIIFDSPPLLVTTESRELASHMGQIVMVVEAGKTSQDAVKEALRHLEGCDIVNLLMNKGAMTALDGYGYGYGYGYGYGRDGKA
- a CDS encoding XrtA/PEP-CTERM system exopolysaccharide export protein, yielding MKQTATLFARVMMLLVAISIMAGCASKLPPPKADEAAPNVEYLIGPGDMLNIQVWRNPEVSSSVPVRPDGKITTPLVEDVVATGKTPSQLAREIEKRLGKYIQEPIVTIMVTGFVGPFAQQIRVVGQATRPQTLPYRQNMSLLDVMIAVGGTTDFAAGNRASIVRVHGGKQEFAVRIDDLIKSGDIKANVDMRPGDILIIPESWF
- a CDS encoding XrtA system polysaccharide chain length determinant, which codes for MSELLAQLASLLRAAWNFRWYALASSWVLALGGWVFVYTMPDRFESSARVYVDTQSMLKPLMNGIAVQPNVDQQISIMSKTLISRPNIEKVIRMADLDLKIKATEEKESLIDRLTKRISIKSTGRDNLFEIAYEDTKPETARNVVQALMTIFVEGSLGDKRKDADTARRFLDEQIKAYEQKLVQAENALKEFKRQHIGQMPEDGKDYYSQLTAVGGALNQAKLELAEAQRSRDAIKSQLAGDELVVITPQGDDVTGVNPELDARIQALKKNLDSLRLNYTEQHPDIVATKRIIEQLEEQRKQEAKTRKPTAYNSAQNPGIQQLKMALVDSEAKVAALTARVAEYTNRYNQFKAAANAIPQVEADFTQLNRDYQVNKQNYENLLARRESAHLSGEMDASANVVDFRVIDPPRMPVQPSAPNRPLLMAAVLGVAVAGGLAVALLLSQLRPTFNSRRELREITGLPILGSISMIWTPEQQRRSRRGIWIYASSYAGLILMFGAVMAFQHLVPRSLLM
- a CDS encoding carbonic anhydrase, coding for MNLALRCAAMGALLGLSILTSANASSDSHNSSGNEVVQVKGMVATLIKDNQAYMRGKNKAYFQKFADKQTPRATVVTCSDSRVHTPAMDMSPDNDLFMVRNIGNQLATAEGSVEYGVRHLNTPLLIFIGHAVCGAVKAASGDYSSLEEPIKRELVTIQIPKGIDVTDGVLLNVNQQVEQAMAKFKDLTGEGKLAVIGAFYDFRNDLGMGFGKLVITNVNGETDPDKVRTSIAGGHLLGSPGTR